The following proteins are co-located in the Lagenorhynchus albirostris chromosome 4, mLagAlb1.1, whole genome shotgun sequence genome:
- the LOC132519593 gene encoding LOW QUALITY PROTEIN: all-trans-retinol dehydrogenase [NAD(+)] ADH4-like (The sequence of the model RefSeq protein was modified relative to this genomic sequence to represent the inferred CDS: inserted 1 base in 1 codon; substituted 1 base at 1 genomic stop codon) — translation MGTKGKVIKCKAAIAWKANKPLSVEEVEGAPLKAHEVRIQIIATTLCHTDAHVIHPQFEGXFFPVILGHEAAGIVESVGPRMTNFKPGNKVIPLYPPQCGKCKFCLSSHTNFCGKIKHFKTPMGDQKLMEDKTSRFTCRGRPIYHFMGTSTFSQYTVVSDVNLAKVDDDASLERVCLLGCAFSTGYGAVVNIAKVTPGSTCATFGLGGVGLSAVIGYKAAXASRIIVIDIKSEKFTKARALGATNCLNPRDLDKPIQEVIVEMTNGGVDFAFECVGGAKIMRAALDSNNSRLGSMYIIGVNVGDNGLSVSAVELIMGCTLNGTSFGDWKGIDSVPKLAADYKNKKFDLDALASHTLAFDKVNEAFDVMYQRKRFKMPQTEPSIPPLDRGHRHWLDCHYCYRKLSPQ, via the exons CTCAAGGCTCATGAAGTTCGAATTCAG ATAATCGCCACCACCTTGTGCCATACTGATGCCCATGTCATCCATCCTCAATTTGAGG CTTTTTTCCCAGTGATCCTTGGCCATGAGGCTGCAGGAATCGTGGAAAGTGTTGGGCCAAGAATGACCAACTTCAAACCAG GTAACAAAGTAATTCCACTCTACCCACCTCAGTGTGGAAAATGCAAGTTCTGTCTGAGTTCACACACAAATTTTTGTGGAAAAATCAA GCATTTCAAAACTCCTATGGGTGATCAAAAATTAATGGAAGACAAAACTAGCAGGTTTACCTGCAGAGGAAGACCAATTTACCATTTCATGGGAACCAGTACCTTCAGTCAGTACACTGTAGTGTCAGATGTTAACCTTGCCAAAGTTGATGATGATGCCAGTTTAGAGAGAGTTTGTCTGCTTGGATGTGCATTTTCAACTGGCTATGGTGCTGTAGTCAACATTGCCAAG GTCACACCTGGTTCTACATGTGCCACCTTTGGCCTAGGAGGTGTCGGTCTTTCAGCTGTAATCGGTTATAAAGCAGCATAAGCTTCCAGAATCATAGTTATTGACATCAAAAGTGAGAAGTTTACAAAGGCCAGAGCCCTTGGAGCCACCAACTGCCTCAATCCTAGAGACCTAGATAAACCCATTCAGGAGGTCATTGTTGAAATGACCAATGGAGGTGTGGATTTTGCCTTTGAGTGTGTAGGTGGAGCTAAAATCATg AGAGCAGCCCTTGACAGCAATAACAGTAGGTTGGGGAGTATGTACATCATTGGAGTAAACGTTGGTGACAACGGATTGAGTGTTTCTGCAGTGGAGCTAATAATGGGCTGTACTCTAAATGGAACAAGCTTTGgtg ATTGGAAAGGTATCGATTCTGTCCCAAAGCTGGCTGCTGACTACAAGAATAAGAAATTCGATCTGGATGCACTGGCGTCCCATACCCTTGCTTTTGACAAAGTTAATGAGGCATTTGACGTAATGTAccaaagaaaaag GTTCAAGATGCCGCAGACTGAACCATCAATTCCACCCCTGGACAGAGGACACCGCCACTGGCTTGACTGCCATTACTGCTACAGGAAATTAAGTCCACAGTAG